The DNA region TGCCAAAGAATACAATCCATCATTATCGCCGAACATTGCAGAATCCGCAAGCAGGGGAAATGCTAAATCCGGCGATCAGCCAATAAGAAGAGGTGTTACGTTATGCTGTATCCATCCATTGACAAGATGCTCGGCAAAGTAGGGAGCAAATACTCCTTGGTCGTGGCCGCGTCCCGCCGCGCCAGACAACTGCGCGAAGGAGACAAAAGCGAGCTGAAGCAGCCGAAGTCGCATAAGCAGGTCGGCATTGCGCTCGAAGAGATTTACGGCGACTACGTCAAGATCAAAAACGACGGAGAACAGCCGGCAGACAAAGAATAGATTCCGGCCTCCGGGCTGCTTTACGACAACCGCGAGGTTGTTATTTTTTTGGTTTGGGAGAAAGGCAGGGGATACCGATGTTATCCGGCAAAAAAATTTTGCTAGGCGTCACCGGCGGAATCGCCGCGTTCAAAGCGGCGTCGTTAACCAGCAAGCTGGTGAAAGAAGGAGCGGAGGTCCGCGTCATCATGACCCGGTCGGCGACCAAGTTTATTACGGAACTGACGCTGCAGGCCTTATCGAAAAATTTCGTGTACACCGATACGTTTGATGAAAAGCATCCTGAATCGATTTCGCACATCAATTTGGCCGATTGGGCCGATCTCGTGCTGGTCGCTCCGGCCACGGCCAACATCATCGCCAAAATGGCTGCGGGAATCGCCGACGACATGCTGTCGACGACGCTGCTCGCCACGCAGGCGCCGATCATGGTTGCTCCGGCGATGAACGTGCATATGTACGAGCACCCGGCGGTCGTCCGCAATATGGCTGAGCTCGTGGAGCGCGGAGTCATGATGATCGAGCCCGGCGAAGGGCTGCTGGCCTGCGGTTATACGGGCAAAGGGCGGATGGAAGAGCCGGAGTCGATCGCGGCCGTGGTGAACGGCTATTTTGCGCGCCAGGCCAAACGGGCGGATAAGCCGCTCGCCGGCAAAAAAGTCGTCGTGACCGCCGGCGGCACGGTCGAGCGGATCGATCCGGTCCGCTATATCACCAACGACTCTTCGGGCAAAATGGGCTTTGCCATCGCTAAAGCGGCCCGGGAATTGGGGGCGGACGTGAAGATTATCGCCGCAACGACGCAAGCGCAACCGCCTGCGGGGATATCCTTGACGCGCGTTTCCTCGGCGCAGGAGATGTACGAAGCGGCCCTTCGGGAATGGGACGATACGGATATCATGGTGAAGGCCGCCGCCGTGGCGGATTACCGGCCGAAGGAAACCGCGCCGAACAAAATCAAAAAAACCGGCGATTCCCTGGTGCTGGAGCTGGTGAAAAACATCGATATTTTGGAAACGCTCGGGAAACAGAAAACGACCCAACTGCTGATCGGCTTTGCGGCGGAGACGGAAAATCTCGAGCAGCATGCTATGGACAAGCTGAAGCGCAAACATTGCGATTTGCTCGTCGCCAACGACGTCACCGCGGAGGGAGCGGGATTCGGCGCCGAAACCAACATCGTAAACGTTTATGATGCGAACGGATTGGTGGATTCGCTGCCCCGGCTCGCCAAAGACGAAGTGGGCATGCGGATTATGGAGCTTGCGGCCGGCCGCTTGAAGGGAACGGGCCGATGACCTACCGAATGGCCAAAGTGATCGTGGATGTGCCGAGCCGGGAAACCGACCGGCCTTTTGATTATTTGATTCCTCAGCCGCTGGCGGGGTGGATCGAGGTCGGCAGCCGGGTCGGCGTTCCGTTCGGACGCCGCACGGTGCAGGGGTTTGTCGTTTCGCTGCATGAACAGCCGGAAATGGATCCGGCGCGCATGAAGCCGATTCAGGAACTGCTGGACCTGCTGCCCCCTCTGCCGCCCGACCTCGTGGAGCTGGCGGACTGGATAAGCCGGACATACGCCTGCAGCATGATTTCGGCGCTGCAGGCGATGATTCCGTCGGCGCTGAAAGGCAAGGCGGAACGGTATATCCGCGCGGCCGGGCCGGAGGATGCGCCGGAAAGCGAAGGCGCTGCGGAGCTGGTCGCGGCGGGAAGCGCAGCGGAGCCGTTTCGGGGCGGGCAGGAGGAAGAGGAACTGCGCCGGGAAACCGGCAGCCTGCCCTCTTTGTCGGCTTTGCTGACCCGGGAAGAGGAGGAAATCGTCGCCCACGTCAAGGCGTCCGGAACCGTGACGATGACCCAGCTTGGCGGCCGGTTTCCGGACCGGGCGGCGATCATCAAGGATTTGCTAAGCCGGGGCGTACTGACGGAAAGCCAGGCGATCAAGGACAAGGTCGGCAAAAAAACGGTGAAAAGCGTGGCCGCGGCGGTCAGCGGCAAGGCGGCGGAAGACGCGCTCGCTTCTTTCGGGCCGCAGGCCAAACGCCAGAAAGAAGTGCTGCAGTTTTTGCTGGAGGTCGGCATGCCGTTGTCTCTCCAAGAGGTGCTGTCCACCCTGCGGGTGACGGCGGGCACGGTGAAGAAGCTGGCGGAAAAAGGCTACGCCGCGATCGAAGACGTCGAAGTGTTCCGCGACCCTTTCCAGGGACGCCGCTTTAAGAGCAGCGCGCCGCTGGAACGAACGCCGGAGCAGGAGATCGTATATAATCGGCTGGCCGCGGCGCTTGACGCCGGGAAGTCCGAAGTGTTCCTGCTGCACGGGGTGACCGGGAGCGGCAAAACGGAGGTTTACTTGCAAACGATTGAGCGCTGTCTTTCCCTGGGGCGCCAGGCGATCGTGCTCGTTCCGGAAATTTCGCTTACGCCGCAGATGGTCGAGCGGTTCAAAGGGCGGTTCGGCGGCAAGGTTGCCGTGATGCACAGCCGGTTGTCCACCGGGGAAAGGTACGACGAGTGGCGGAAAATCCGCGAAGGCCGGGTGGAGGTGGCGATCGGAGCGCGTTCGGCGGTGTTTGCGCCGTTTGCCAAACTCGGGCTGATCGTCATGGACGAGGAGCACGAAACCTCCTATAAGCAGGAGGAAACGCCGAAATATCACGCCCGCGACGTCGCCGTCCGGCGCGCCCGGCAGCACGGGGCCGCGGTGATTCTGGGCTCGGCGACCCCGTCGCTGGAGAGCTACCATGCGGCGCGCTCCGCGGGCGGGGATCACGGCGGCTTTGCTCCGGTGCTGCTGGAAATGAAGCAGCGTCCGTCCGGCAGCCGGCTCCCGGGGGTTCAAATCGTCGACATGCGGGAAGAACTGAAGGAAGGCAACCGTTCGATGTTCAGCCGCGCGCTGCACCGGGGGATTTCAGCCCGCCTCGAGCGCGGCGAACAGACCGTGCTGTTCCTCAACCGGCGCGGCTATTCCACGTTTGTGATGTGCCGGACCTGCGGATACGTGGCCGGCTGCCCCGAGTGCGACATTTCGCTCACCTACCATCAGAAATCGAACAATCTGCGCTGCCACTATTGCGGTTACGCCGAAGCGGCGCCGTCCGTATGCCCGGAGTGCGGCAGCGAGCATATCCGCTACTTCGGCACGGGCACCCAGCGGGTCGAAGCCGAGTTGGCCAAGCTGTTTCCGGGCATCCGCGTCATCCGCATGGATGTGGACACGACGAGCGAAAAAGGCGCGCACGAAAGGCTTTTGCAGGCGTTTCGGGAGAAAAAAGGCGACGTGCTCCTGG from Paenibacillus macerans includes:
- the rpoZ gene encoding DNA-directed RNA polymerase subunit omega; this translates as MLYPSIDKMLGKVGSKYSLVVAASRRARQLREGDKSELKQPKSHKQVGIALEEIYGDYVKIKNDGEQPADKE
- the coaBC gene encoding bifunctional phosphopantothenoylcysteine decarboxylase/phosphopantothenate--cysteine ligase CoaBC, producing MLSGKKILLGVTGGIAAFKAASLTSKLVKEGAEVRVIMTRSATKFITELTLQALSKNFVYTDTFDEKHPESISHINLADWADLVLVAPATANIIAKMAAGIADDMLSTTLLATQAPIMVAPAMNVHMYEHPAVVRNMAELVERGVMMIEPGEGLLACGYTGKGRMEEPESIAAVVNGYFARQAKRADKPLAGKKVVVTAGGTVERIDPVRYITNDSSGKMGFAIAKAARELGADVKIIAATTQAQPPAGISLTRVSSAQEMYEAALREWDDTDIMVKAAAVADYRPKETAPNKIKKTGDSLVLELVKNIDILETLGKQKTTQLLIGFAAETENLEQHAMDKLKRKHCDLLVANDVTAEGAGFGAETNIVNVYDANGLVDSLPRLAKDEVGMRIMELAAGRLKGTGR
- the priA gene encoding primosomal protein N' — its product is MTYRMAKVIVDVPSRETDRPFDYLIPQPLAGWIEVGSRVGVPFGRRTVQGFVVSLHEQPEMDPARMKPIQELLDLLPPLPPDLVELADWISRTYACSMISALQAMIPSALKGKAERYIRAAGPEDAPESEGAAELVAAGSAAEPFRGGQEEEELRRETGSLPSLSALLTREEEEIVAHVKASGTVTMTQLGGRFPDRAAIIKDLLSRGVLTESQAIKDKVGKKTVKSVAAAVSGKAAEDALASFGPQAKRQKEVLQFLLEVGMPLSLQEVLSTLRVTAGTVKKLAEKGYAAIEDVEVFRDPFQGRRFKSSAPLERTPEQEIVYNRLAAALDAGKSEVFLLHGVTGSGKTEVYLQTIERCLSLGRQAIVLVPEISLTPQMVERFKGRFGGKVAVMHSRLSTGERYDEWRKIREGRVEVAIGARSAVFAPFAKLGLIVMDEEHETSYKQEETPKYHARDVAVRRARQHGAAVILGSATPSLESYHAARSAGGDHGGFAPVLLEMKQRPSGSRLPGVQIVDMREELKEGNRSMFSRALHRGISARLERGEQTVLFLNRRGYSTFVMCRTCGYVAGCPECDISLTYHQKSNNLRCHYCGYAEAAPSVCPECGSEHIRYFGTGTQRVEAELAKLFPGIRVIRMDVDTTSEKGAHERLLQAFREKKGDVLLGTQMVAKGLDFPDVTLVGVIAADTALNFPDFRAAEKTFQLLTQVAGRAGRHQLPGEVFIQSYMPEHYSIVHASGHDYLSFVREELGHRKALHYPPYSRLILVTLSHEKLPLLLRMAENFAGDLRAKAQRLGWFGSLDRFAPAALDILGPVASPIPRIKNRYRFQCMVKYRGDLDAVGLVRETAAATLAGLRDASLQISIDVDPQMLM